A region from the Rosa rugosa chromosome 6, drRosRugo1.1, whole genome shotgun sequence genome encodes:
- the LOC133714763 gene encoding probable LRR receptor-like serine/threonine-protein kinase At3g47570 produces the protein MLHRGAAKSFMAECEALRNIRHRNLVKILTACSSIDFGGNDFKALVYEFMDNGSLEEWLHPSTGTGELTEAPKILSLIQRLNIAIDVASALDYLHNQCETPIVHCDLKPSNVLMDGDLTGHVSDFGLSRFLSEPTTSVSRNQSSSIGIRGSVGYVAPEYGMGSEVSTYGDIYSFGILLLEMFTGKRPTDHMFSDSLNLHNYVKTALPELVSEISESLLLQEGTTNVAEAHRHSRLSLRAQKIEECLTLILGIGIACSVESPTNRKDISDAASELQSIRRNLLN, from the exons ATGTTACACCGGGGAGCAGCTAAGAGTTTCATGGCTGAATGTGAGGCATTGAGAAATATCAGACATCGAAATTTGGTCAAGATCTTAACTGCATGTTCAAGTATTGATTTTGGCGGCAATGATTTCAAGGCTCTTGTTTATGAGTTCATGGACAACGGGAGCTTGGAAGAGTGGTTGCATCCATCTACTGGGACTGGAGAGTTAACAGAAGCGCCCAAAATTTTAAGTCTTATTCAGAGGCTTAACATTGCCATTGATGTTGCTAGTGCATTGGATTATCTTCACAACCAATGTGAAACACCAATCGTTCATTGTGATCTCAAGCCAAGTAATGTTCTTATGGATGGTGACCTGACTGGACATGTTTCCGACTTTGGGCTGTCAAGGTTTCTCTCAGAACCAACCACGAGTGTTTCTAGAAATCAATCAAGCTCCATTGGAATTAGAGGATCGGTTGGCTATGTTGCACCAG AGTATGGTATGGGAAGTGAGGTATCTACATACGGGGATATCTACAGCTTTGGCATTCTCTTGTTAGAAATGTTTACGGGGAAGAGACCCACTGATCACATGTTCAGTGATAGCTTGAATCTTCATAATTATGTAAAGACAGCTCTCCCTGAATTGGTTTCAGAGATTTCAGAATCACTACTTCTTCAAGAAGGCACCACCAATGTAGCTGAAGCTCACAGGCACAGCCGATTGAGTTTGAGAGCACAGAAAATTGAAGAGTGCTTGACTCTGATACTTGGTATAGGAATTGCATGTTCTGTTGAATCCCCCACAAACAGAAAGGATATCAGTGATGCTGCATCTGAATTGCAATCCATTAGGCGCAATCTTCTCAACTAG